The proteins below come from a single Staphylococcus sp. MI 10-1553 genomic window:
- a CDS encoding glycine betaine ABC transporter substrate-binding protein → MFKRRSVRWIGMAFIFIMSIALTACGQSDSDSDEKAMEMGGKEIEIPYTSDGSTARSLVIAEVLKEAGYDVITTPVPSSGPMYASVAQNSDAFHASGRFPDVDDSYMQKYGKDLMVYDEEHLIDNAPVGLAVPKYMSIKSIAQLDDEVNMAKEVGHKIQGTDPRNGVMKQTNAVLDDYDLDDWQLEEASDEEMLKTLEEKYKKQEPIIITGWQPHWLFDTFKMKMLDDPNKAYGNEKKHIDLVFNKDFKDEHPAAYTIATRIAKDWDKKDEDDLMKQIFIDKKNAEQVAQDYVDDHDRQVDDWISGVNSNK, encoded by the coding sequence ATGTTTAAAAGAAGAAGCGTGCGATGGATAGGGATGGCTTTCATTTTCATCATGAGCATTGCTTTGACGGCATGTGGTCAAAGTGACTCTGACTCAGATGAAAAGGCGATGGAAATGGGCGGTAAAGAAATCGAAATCCCATATACGAGTGATGGCTCTACTGCACGTTCACTTGTCATTGCAGAAGTATTGAAAGAAGCGGGCTACGACGTCATTACGACGCCTGTACCGTCAAGTGGTCCAATGTATGCATCTGTTGCACAAAATTCAGATGCGTTTCATGCGAGCGGACGTTTTCCAGATGTGGACGACAGCTATATGCAGAAATACGGTAAAGATTTAATGGTTTATGACGAGGAACATTTAATTGACAATGCACCTGTAGGTCTTGCTGTACCGAAATATATGTCGATTAAAAGTATTGCGCAACTGGATGATGAAGTAAATATGGCGAAAGAAGTAGGTCACAAAATTCAAGGCACAGATCCGCGTAATGGTGTCATGAAACAAACAAATGCAGTGCTTGATGATTATGACTTAGACGATTGGCAATTAGAAGAAGCATCAGATGAAGAAATGTTAAAAACACTTGAAGAGAAGTATAAAAAACAAGAACCTATCATCATTACAGGTTGGCAGCCGCATTGGTTATTCGATACATTTAAAATGAAAATGTTGGATGATCCGAACAAAGCTTATGGTAATGAAAAGAAACATATCGATCTAGTGTTCAACAAAGATTTTAAAGATGAGCACCCAGCTGCATACACCATTGCGACACGTATTGCGAAAGATTGGGATAAAAAAGATGAAGATGACTTGATGAAACAAATCTTTATTGACAAGAAAAATGCAGAACAAGTCGCGCAAGATTATGTCGATGACCACGACCGTCAAGTAGACGACTGGATTAGTGGTGTTAACAGCAACAAATAA
- a CDS encoding TetR/AcrR family transcriptional regulator, which yields MQQHIIATMLELLNEKQFNAITIQMICDLAEINRSTFYRYFEDKYDLLYYVSLEISERVDNYAHSKAQGPFFYNMLKFMGENKKLFKNIVTTDNRVDIFGDLVKLVSRMMQDDAQQNVENNDPIIRQIRESKHPMLISDFYSSGLIEVLKRWLENDYQIDIEEMAASLEIIFNTECN from the coding sequence ATGCAACAACACATTATTGCGACAATGCTCGAATTATTGAATGAAAAACAGTTTAATGCGATTACGATACAAATGATATGCGACCTTGCAGAAATTAATAGAAGTACGTTTTATCGCTATTTTGAAGATAAATATGACTTACTCTATTACGTGAGTCTTGAAATTTCTGAGAGAGTGGATAATTATGCGCATAGCAAAGCACAAGGACCCTTCTTTTATAATATGTTGAAATTTATGGGTGAAAACAAAAAGTTGTTCAAAAATATTGTAACGACAGACAATCGCGTGGACATTTTTGGTGATTTGGTCAAACTTGTTAGTCGCATGATGCAAGATGATGCCCAACAAAATGTGGAAAACAACGACCCGATTATACGTCAAATTAGAGAATCCAAACATCCTATGCTGATTAGTGATTTTTATAGTAGCGGACTGATTGAAGTGTTGAAGCGGTGGCTAGAAAATGATTATCAAATAGACATAGAAGAAATGGCAGCATCGTTAGAAATTATTTTTAATACTGAATGTAATTAG
- a CDS encoding DM13 domain-containing protein, translating to MNMKMALVSGALATTFLLGACGNDNMDKAKEDNKAETSMKDNKKDESKASDNAKVMKKGTFKGENKEMVKGNAEIKDGKLMLTDYKSSKGPDLHVYLTKGNDIKKGVKLDEVKYDEATQTFDLKDVNLEDYDTVTIYCDKAHVIFGSAALK from the coding sequence ATGAACATGAAAATGGCATTAGTTTCAGGTGCGTTAGCGACAACATTCTTGCTAGGTGCTTGTGGTAACGACAACATGGATAAAGCTAAAGAAGATAACAAAGCTGAAACATCTATGAAAGACAACAAAAAGGATGAGTCTAAAGCATCAGATAACGCAAAAGTGATGAAGAAAGGCACATTCAAAGGCGAAAACAAAGAAATGGTAAAAGGTAACGCTGAGATTAAAGATGGTAAGTTAATGTTAACAGACTACAAATCATCAAAAGGTCCAGACTTACACGTTTACTTAACAAAAGGTAACGACATCAAAAAAGGTGTTAAGTTAGATGAAGTTAAATATGATGAAGCAACACAAACTTTCGATCTTAAAGACGTTAATTTAGAAGATTATGACACAGTGACAATTTACTGTGACAAAGCACACGTTATTTTCGGATCAGCAGCACTTAAATAA
- a CDS encoding DoxX family membrane protein, translating into MAIAYKVLILLIRLGSGFYILMQGFEKLTGGFAIDGLVSVIRDNQDSPQWYKSFFEFAVANHLEIFKWMVQIGEIAIGLGLILGVLSYTASFFGLFIMLNYILADMIFTYPVQLLFFVILLMNKETLAAISLNHFIKRKNIRNDEHDAHTHS; encoded by the coding sequence ATGGCGATCGCTTATAAAGTCTTAATTCTCCTTATTCGCTTAGGTTCAGGCTTTTATATACTGATGCAAGGATTTGAAAAATTGACAGGTGGCTTTGCGATTGATGGACTCGTTTCAGTCATTCGTGACAACCAAGATTCCCCACAATGGTATAAGTCATTTTTTGAATTTGCAGTTGCCAATCATCTGGAAATTTTCAAATGGATGGTCCAAATTGGCGAGATTGCAATCGGTTTAGGTCTCATTTTAGGTGTATTATCTTACACTGCGAGTTTCTTTGGCTTGTTCATTATGTTAAATTATATTTTAGCTGATATGATTTTTACTTATCCAGTGCAACTTTTATTCTTTGTCATTTTATTAATGAATAAAGAGACATTAGCAGCAATCAGTTTAAATCATTTCATCAAACGTAAGAACATAAGGAATGATGAACATGACGCACATACTCATAGTTGA
- a CDS encoding response regulator transcription factor: MTHILIVDDEQDIREICKTYFEYEGYHVSTASNGVEAMELLDTHVDVMIIDIMMPEMNGYEVVREMKNRGLEIPYVYLTAKTSEHDTIFGLMLGADDYVKKPFSPRELVIRVKNLLHRVNVTSPSTQDTIRCGRLVLNNLNKTAELEGEVIPFRIKEFELLWHFASNESVALSKTDLLEQVWGYEYYEDMNTLNVHVHRIREKLEKYGYDDYIIATVWGLGYKFQRQF; encoded by the coding sequence ATGACGCACATACTCATAGTTGATGACGAGCAAGACATCAGAGAAATATGTAAAACCTATTTTGAATACGAAGGCTATCACGTTTCAACCGCATCTAATGGTGTAGAAGCAATGGAATTGTTGGATACCCATGTGGATGTCATGATAATTGATATCATGATGCCCGAGATGAATGGTTACGAAGTGGTCCGTGAGATGAAAAATAGAGGACTCGAAATCCCATATGTTTATTTAACAGCAAAAACAAGCGAACATGACACCATATTCGGTTTAATGTTAGGGGCAGATGATTACGTCAAGAAACCCTTCAGTCCTCGAGAGTTAGTCATACGTGTTAAAAATCTATTACATCGTGTCAACGTCACCAGTCCTTCCACACAAGACACGATTCGTTGTGGTAGACTCGTATTGAATAACTTAAACAAAACCGCAGAATTAGAAGGGGAAGTGATCCCTTTTCGCATCAAAGAGTTCGAATTGTTATGGCACTTTGCGAGTAATGAATCTGTCGCTTTGTCAAAAACAGATTTGTTAGAACAAGTTTGGGGTTACGAGTATTACGAAGACATGAATACGTTAAATGTTCATGTCCACCGTATACGTGAAAAATTAGAAAAATATGGCTATGACGACTATATCATTGCAACGGTATGGGGGCTTGGCTATAAATTTCAGAGGCAATTTTAA
- a CDS encoding sensor histidine kinase, with product MTIRKQLIYTFIVTIIITTFLFYTLYKLMWFDGPLTILLTLCSFLSGMMTLIIGIFFTVPMIKKIEKLNEKTQKIANGQFETEKTKIHAPKEIQQLSESFDQMVDKIQEQMNLIKEEQEEKMNMVQNLAHDLKTPLASIKSYSEGLRDGIIHSECDTQRAYSILISQSDRLSRMFDDLTDVITVNHQESEQALIHMDQLLIPIFEIYSQKLHHENRQLDVEIEPNIKPFIQDQRAIERILMNFIDNALKFSDHGSPIVVKVFEDNDEIAISVIDQGMGIMESDIKNIFERTFRVESSRHKDTGGSGLGLYIAKTLAHQIGGHIEVSSTYGQGTTITLRFPPKVYSV from the coding sequence ATGACGATACGTAAGCAACTCATATATACGTTTATCGTTACAATTATCATAACGACATTTTTATTTTACACGCTATACAAATTGATGTGGTTTGACGGACCGCTTACAATTCTTTTGACACTATGTTCGTTTCTTTCCGGTATGATGACACTGATTATCGGTATCTTTTTCACAGTCCCCATGATAAAAAAGATAGAAAAGTTAAACGAAAAAACTCAAAAAATAGCGAATGGCCAATTTGAAACAGAAAAGACGAAGATACATGCCCCTAAAGAAATACAACAATTGAGCGAGTCTTTTGATCAAATGGTCGACAAGATTCAAGAGCAGATGAATCTCATTAAAGAAGAGCAAGAAGAAAAAATGAATATGGTGCAAAATCTCGCACACGACTTAAAAACGCCCTTAGCGAGTATTAAATCCTATTCAGAGGGATTGCGAGACGGCATTATTCATAGTGAATGTGATACGCAAAGAGCATACAGCATTCTCATTAGTCAGTCTGATCGGCTGTCGAGAATGTTTGACGATCTAACGGACGTCATCACAGTCAACCACCAAGAAAGCGAACAGGCGCTCATTCACATGGATCAATTGCTTATCCCAATATTTGAAATATATTCACAGAAATTACACCATGAAAATAGACAGCTTGATGTAGAAATAGAGCCAAATATCAAACCTTTCATTCAAGACCAACGCGCGATAGAACGTATCCTCATGAACTTTATCGACAACGCGCTTAAATTTTCCGACCACGGTTCGCCCATAGTCGTGAAAGTCTTTGAAGATAATGACGAAATAGCCATCTCCGTCATTGATCAAGGTATGGGTATTATGGAATCTGATATTAAAAATATATTTGAACGAACTTTTCGTGTAGAAAGTTCTCGACATAAAGATACAGGTGGTTCCGGCCTTGGATTATATATCGCCAAAACTCTAGCACATCAAATCGGTGGGCATATCGAAGTGAGTAGCACATATGGCCAAGGTACGACAATCACATTACGCTTCCCTCCAAAAGTATATTCAGTATAG
- a CDS encoding BglG family transcription antiterminator yields MLTNRQYEILDKVIKAKSFVSIAELANEFERSERTIQYDIEYIEFMKESLHLQIQRSKSNGIKIDCEDLSAIQQMNKATFPEVHFTKSERHLQILLHLFEAKAPVNSRMLSALVNVSRRTIVDDLKDVTEWLQEQMLTLQYVKNKGFVINGDEVSYRKAYGLITQEYVKSTNELVRKTLFEDEDMQWMRQIVLNTLEDKQYPLFQIAIDGLVIHLLIAIQRVKKHFTIEPPVEALTALMETDAFQIAQAIQVEVERHYDIDFPTSETMFIALHLLGAKKLKVGNDHVGTEELKILIHQFMERMSASLGIDLIKDTKLLNNLYLHLAPALNRLTYRFVQQNPIKQDIYAQYMEITEVITDNIWIFEELYHVDFTDDEIAYLTLHVASAIERLTQHKGRKIKIVLLCGSGIGTSQLLKERLRKIYPEFDILDAYSLYQIDESKLKQRYVDYVITTVPIELEAIKCVEVTPFLDEKDREKLNHIINKERERIAHHLTRKGLQLKQVMKPEYMATIQQKMSRNEAITEVMRPLEQAGMINAQFKKEIINKLDEFGAYMVISPHIALLHGSTEHALNGVGMTLFYFEQGVYFDHERFDPVKLMIGLATDEPQKHLTALKELSDILLDDTLRGQLLHGDLTGLKNKLTCS; encoded by the coding sequence TTGTTAACGAACAGACAATATGAAATTTTAGACAAAGTCATCAAAGCTAAAAGTTTCGTTTCCATTGCTGAATTGGCGAATGAATTTGAGCGCTCCGAAAGAACCATTCAATACGATATTGAGTACATTGAGTTTATGAAGGAATCGTTGCATTTACAAATTCAAAGGAGTAAGAGTAACGGAATTAAAATTGACTGTGAAGATTTGAGTGCGATTCAGCAAATGAATAAAGCGACTTTTCCAGAAGTGCATTTTACGAAAAGTGAGCGGCATTTGCAGATTTTGCTACATCTGTTTGAAGCGAAGGCACCTGTCAATTCGCGAATGTTATCTGCTTTGGTCAATGTTTCTAGACGTACGATTGTAGATGATTTGAAAGATGTGACAGAGTGGCTTCAAGAGCAAATGTTAACTTTGCAATATGTGAAAAATAAAGGGTTTGTCATCAATGGCGACGAGGTGAGCTATCGAAAAGCTTATGGTCTGATCACCCAAGAATATGTGAAGTCAACGAATGAATTAGTACGTAAGACGTTATTTGAGGATGAAGATATGCAATGGATGCGCCAAATTGTTCTCAATACGTTAGAAGACAAACAATATCCTCTCTTTCAAATTGCGATTGATGGATTGGTCATTCATTTGTTGATTGCGATACAGCGTGTTAAAAAGCATTTTACTATCGAGCCACCTGTAGAAGCACTCACAGCACTAATGGAGACGGATGCATTTCAGATTGCTCAGGCAATTCAAGTGGAAGTCGAACGTCATTATGACATTGATTTTCCGACGTCAGAAACAATGTTCATCGCATTACATTTATTGGGAGCTAAAAAGTTAAAGGTTGGTAATGATCATGTTGGGACTGAGGAGCTGAAAATACTCATTCATCAATTTATGGAAAGAATGAGTGCGAGCTTAGGTATCGATTTGATTAAAGATACGAAATTGCTCAATAATCTATATCTTCATTTAGCACCCGCATTAAATCGTTTAACGTATCGTTTCGTTCAACAAAATCCTATTAAACAAGATATTTATGCACAGTACATGGAAATAACTGAAGTGATTACCGACAATATTTGGATTTTTGAAGAATTGTATCATGTTGATTTTACCGATGATGAAATCGCTTATTTAACACTACACGTGGCTTCAGCGATTGAAAGATTAACACAACATAAAGGTCGAAAAATCAAAATTGTATTATTGTGTGGTTCTGGTATTGGAACATCCCAATTATTAAAGGAGAGATTGCGAAAAATATATCCAGAGTTTGATATTTTAGATGCTTATTCGTTATATCAAATTGATGAATCCAAGTTGAAACAACGTTATGTGGATTATGTCATTACGACAGTGCCGATTGAATTGGAAGCTATTAAATGTGTGGAAGTGACACCGTTTTTAGATGAGAAAGATAGAGAGAAGTTAAATCATATCATTAATAAAGAACGAGAACGTATTGCACATCATTTAACACGTAAAGGCTTGCAGTTGAAACAAGTCATGAAGCCGGAATATATGGCGACAATTCAACAAAAAATGTCGCGAAATGAGGCAATAACAGAAGTCATGCGTCCGTTAGAACAAGCGGGCATGATCAATGCACAATTCAAAAAAGAGATTATCAATAAGTTGGATGAGTTTGGTGCGTATATGGTCATCAGTCCTCATATTGCGTTACTTCATGGCAGTACGGAACATGCGTTAAATGGGGTAGGCATGACATTGTTTTATTTTGAACAGGGTGTCTACTTTGATCATGAACGTTTTGATCCAGTAAAGCTGATGATTGGCTTAGCGACGGATGAGCCACAGAAACATTTAACTGCTTTAAAAGAACTAAGCGATATTTTATTGGATGACACTTTACGCGGCCAACTCTTACATGGAGATTTAACGGGATTAAAAAATAAATTAACGTGTTCGTAA
- a CDS encoding PTS sugar transporter subunit IIA has protein sequence MSLEMLTEDKISVKECVVSWEEAIKEASQPLIDQAYFSQSYVDAMIDSVYRYGPYIVIAPEIAIAHARPNGNVNKVGVSLLKLNEHIDFGEKSHYASLVFVFSAVDTHSHLDILQSLARVLGDIETVESLIQSHDEAEILAILKGVEAK, from the coding sequence ATGTCTTTAGAAATGTTGACAGAAGATAAGATAAGTGTTAAAGAATGTGTTGTTTCTTGGGAAGAAGCGATTAAAGAGGCGTCACAACCACTCATTGATCAAGCATACTTTAGTCAAAGTTATGTCGACGCGATGATAGACAGTGTATATCGTTACGGACCTTATATCGTGATTGCACCTGAGATTGCGATTGCACATGCAAGACCCAATGGCAATGTGAACAAAGTCGGCGTCAGTTTGTTGAAATTGAATGAGCATATTGATTTTGGTGAAAAGAGTCATTACGCCAGTTTAGTTTTTGTGTTTAGTGCAGTGGACACTCATTCACATTTGGATATTCTACAAAGTCTAGCACGGGTTTTAGGAGATATTGAAACGGTTGAAAGTTTAATTCAAAGTCATGATGAAGCTGAAATATTAGCAATTCTAAAAGGGGTAGAGGCAAAATGA
- a CDS encoding PTS sugar transporter subunit IIB, which produces MKILVVCGHGLGSSFMVEMNVQEVLKQLTLKQNIDVEHSDIMSASPEMADLFICGRDLEENAARLGNVLILDNILDKEELERKLTDKFETLDVI; this is translated from the coding sequence ATGAAAATTTTAGTGGTATGTGGTCACGGTTTAGGGAGTAGCTTTATGGTAGAAATGAATGTCCAAGAAGTGTTAAAGCAGTTGACCTTAAAACAAAATATCGATGTTGAACATAGTGACATTATGTCAGCAAGTCCAGAAATGGCAGATTTGTTTATTTGTGGACGTGACTTAGAAGAAAATGCGGCACGACTCGGGAATGTGCTCATTTTAGACAATATTTTAGATAAGGAAGAGTTAGAAAGAAAATTAACAGATAAATTCGAGACGTTAGATGTCATTTAA
- a CDS encoding PTS ascorbate transporter subunit IIC: protein MQTILDLIVDVLSQPAILVALIAFIGLVVQKKPASVVTSGTIKTILGFLVLSAGAGVVVQSLEPFGKIFQHAFGVQGVVPNNEAIISIALEKYGTTAALIMVFGMLVNILIARVSNLKFIFLTGHHTFYMAAFLAIILTVDHIKGVLTVVLGALILGLIMAVFPALAQPTMRKITGNDQVALGHFGTVSYWAAGEVGKLFKGRSKSTEEIKFPKGLSFLRESTISISLTMILLYLIASLFAGVGYVQDEISKDQNFIVFSLIQGVTFAAGVFIILTGVRLILAEIVPAFKGISEKLVPHSKPALDCPIVFPYAQNAVLIGFFVSFLTGVLGMFVMFLIGGVVILPGVVPHFFLGATSGVFGNARGGIKGAIAGSALNGLLITFLPLLFLPLLGDLGLASTTFSDTDFLVVGIVFGNIVKYLGIVGLVIGIIITTVVAIVLQKRGRTVSEPTKS, encoded by the coding sequence ATGCAAACGATACTTGATTTAATAGTTGATGTACTCAGCCAACCTGCGATACTTGTAGCTTTGATTGCATTCATCGGCTTAGTTGTACAGAAAAAGCCAGCGTCAGTTGTGACATCAGGAACAATTAAAACGATTCTAGGATTTCTAGTGTTAAGTGCAGGTGCCGGTGTGGTCGTGCAATCATTAGAACCATTTGGTAAGATTTTCCAACATGCATTCGGGGTACAAGGTGTCGTTCCGAACAATGAAGCGATTATTTCGATAGCTTTAGAAAAATATGGGACGACAGCAGCACTCATTATGGTTTTTGGCATGTTAGTCAACATTTTAATTGCGCGCGTGTCGAATTTAAAGTTTATTTTCTTAACAGGTCACCACACATTTTACATGGCAGCGTTTTTAGCTATCATTTTAACAGTAGATCATATTAAAGGTGTGTTAACAGTAGTGTTAGGTGCATTGATTTTAGGATTGATTATGGCTGTATTTCCAGCATTGGCACAACCGACGATGCGTAAAATTACAGGCAATGATCAAGTCGCATTAGGACATTTTGGGACAGTGAGTTATTGGGCAGCAGGTGAAGTAGGAAAATTGTTTAAAGGCCGTTCTAAATCGACTGAAGAAATCAAGTTTCCTAAAGGATTGAGCTTTTTACGAGAAAGTACGATTAGCATTTCGTTAACGATGATTTTACTATATTTAATTGCGAGTTTGTTTGCAGGTGTAGGATATGTGCAAGATGAAATTAGTAAAGATCAAAACTTCATCGTCTTTTCACTCATTCAAGGCGTTACTTTTGCGGCAGGTGTGTTCATCATTTTAACAGGTGTGCGTTTGATTTTAGCAGAAATTGTACCCGCATTTAAAGGGATTTCAGAAAAGTTGGTCCCACACTCGAAGCCGGCACTGGATTGTCCGATTGTTTTCCCATATGCGCAAAATGCAGTGTTGATTGGTTTCTTTGTCAGCTTTTTAACAGGTGTACTCGGTATGTTTGTTATGTTTTTAATTGGTGGTGTAGTGATTTTACCAGGTGTTGTCCCACACTTCTTCTTAGGTGCGACTTCAGGTGTGTTTGGGAATGCACGTGGCGGCATTAAAGGTGCTATTGCGGGTTCAGCTTTAAATGGTTTGCTTATCACGTTTTTACCTTTACTCTTCTTGCCGCTCTTAGGAGATTTAGGACTCGCTTCAACGACTTTCTCAGATACTGACTTTTTAGTTGTCGGTATTGTATTTGGTAATATCGTCAAATACTTAGGTATTGTGGGTCTTGTAATCGGTATTATCATTACAACCGTCGTTGCGATTGTACTACAAAAACGCGGTCGTACAGTATCAGAACCGACAAAGTCTTAA
- a CDS encoding type I toxin-antitoxin system Fst family toxin, producing the protein MCNIIGYRLSFRCHLDMKGGCRNMCEFLAQFSVTVLGGCTVALFAHWLRNKDNGNKNRRS; encoded by the coding sequence ATGTGTAATATAATAGGGTATCGCCTATCCTTTAGGTGTCATCTTGACATGAAGGGGGGGTGTAGGAATATGTGCGAGTTTTTAGCACAATTTTCAGTTACCGTTCTTGGTGGCTGTACTGTTGCTTTATTTGCCCATTGGCTACGAAATAAAGACAACGGTAATAAAAATAGGCGATCGTAG
- a CDS encoding type I toxin-antitoxin system Fst family toxin, translating into MCEFLAQFSVTVLGGCTVALFAHWLRNKDNGNKNRRS; encoded by the coding sequence ATGTGCGAGTTTTTAGCACAATTTTCAGTTACCGTTCTTGGTGGCTGTACCGTTGCTTTATTTGCCCATTGGCTACGAAATAAAGACAACGGTAATAAAAATAGGCGATCGTAG
- a CDS encoding IS1182 family transposase — protein MYKNYNMFQLTLPIETEMSFPENDIVFIINKLVESVPQEAFNPYYSQRGPSSYHPKMMLKIILYSYAHSVFSGRRIEHLLKDSCRMMWLAQGQTPTYRTINRFRVNPHMMEFLHILFVGLRAQLLEDKLITEDVIYIDGTKIEANANKYTFQWLANTKRFSQSVIEKSTALYEQLVSEEIIPEIKRESGHELTSEELNQIETHLGHKNDALTSEIETTQDVETRKTLRKERSKVRQSKKAIQDFKDRKIKYDKQMEIYGDRKSYSKTDHDATFMRMKDDHMRNGQLKPGYNLQIATHNQFVLAFGVYSYPGDTRTLEPFLKSIHNLYGDIPEYIVADAGYGSEYNYTMILDEFEKTPLITYSMYLKEKQRKYKNNPLITANWEYREIDDYYICPNKKELHFQSYRKKRDGYGIQRDFKLYACEACVGCPLRSQCMKQSTNPNTNKRLFKNLTWDYFKAFTNQQLSDPKTKHIYQKRKIDVESTFGNLKANLGFQRLSVRTKSKVECELGIALMAVNIRKLAKISVRFRSLIRKKPSNSKKMNFDVFFLKELKSMSQPLSYDLSRVQ, from the coding sequence ATGTATAAAAATTATAACATGTTTCAACTTACACTTCCAATAGAAACTGAGATGTCTTTTCCTGAAAATGATATTGTATTCATTATTAACAAACTTGTAGAATCTGTTCCCCAAGAAGCTTTTAATCCATATTATAGCCAAAGAGGTCCTTCATCTTATCACCCAAAAATGATGTTAAAAATCATACTGTATAGTTATGCCCATTCTGTTTTTTCAGGACGAAGAATCGAGCATCTGTTAAAAGATAGTTGTCGAATGATGTGGCTTGCGCAAGGTCAAACGCCAACTTATAGAACCATCAATCGCTTTAGAGTGAATCCCCACATGATGGAATTTCTACATATTTTATTTGTCGGTTTAAGAGCCCAATTATTAGAAGATAAACTCATTACAGAGGATGTCATTTATATTGATGGCACAAAAATAGAAGCAAATGCGAATAAGTACACATTCCAGTGGCTGGCTAATACGAAGCGTTTTAGTCAGTCTGTCATTGAAAAATCAACGGCTTTATATGAGCAACTCGTTTCTGAAGAGATTATTCCTGAAATCAAACGTGAATCTGGGCATGAATTAACAAGTGAAGAACTGAATCAAATAGAGACGCATTTAGGTCATAAAAATGATGCGCTCACGTCTGAAATTGAAACGACTCAAGATGTAGAGACAAGAAAAACCCTTAGAAAAGAAAGAAGTAAGGTGAGACAAAGTAAGAAAGCCATCCAAGATTTTAAAGACCGTAAAATCAAATATGACAAGCAAATGGAAATTTATGGTGACAGAAAAAGTTATTCAAAGACCGACCACGATGCGACCTTCATGAGAATGAAAGATGATCATATGAGAAACGGCCAATTGAAACCGGGTTATAACCTACAAATCGCAACCCATAATCAATTCGTTTTAGCTTTTGGTGTTTACAGTTATCCAGGTGATACAAGAACGCTCGAACCATTTTTAAAATCCATCCACAATTTATATGGTGACATTCCAGAGTATATTGTGGCAGATGCGGGTTACGGAAGTGAATACAACTATACCATGATACTCGATGAATTTGAGAAAACACCTTTAATCACTTATAGTATGTATCTCAAAGAGAAGCAGCGCAAATATAAAAACAATCCATTGATTACTGCTAACTGGGAATACCGTGAGATAGATGATTACTATATATGTCCTAACAAAAAGGAATTACATTTCCAAAGTTACAGAAAGAAAAGAGATGGATACGGTATTCAAAGAGATTTTAAATTATATGCATGTGAAGCGTGTGTGGGCTGTCCATTACGAAGTCAATGTATGAAGCAAAGTACGAACCCCAACACAAATAAACGCTTATTTAAAAATTTAACTTGGGACTATTTTAAAGCCTTCACAAATCAACAGCTTTCAGATCCAAAGACGAAACACATTTATCAAAAGAGAAAGATAGATGTTGAATCAACTTTTGGAAATCTGAAGGCTAATTTGGGTTTCCAAAGATTATCGGTTCGCACAAAATCAAAGGTTGAGTGTGAACTTGGCATCGCACTCATGGCAGTGAATATACGAAAACTAGCTAAAATAAGTGTTCGTTTTCGTTCGTTAATAAGAAAAAAGCCGTCAAATTCTAAAAAAATGAATTTTGACGTCTTTTTCTTAAAGGAGCTGAAGTCTATGTCCCAGCCCCTTTCCTACGATTTGTCAAGGGTTCAATAA